In the genome of Desulfovibrio sp. JC022, the window GGAACTCGCTAACAATTCACTTTACGCAGCAGATGGTGCTTTATCGGCTATCTGGCGAGCCATTCAGCGGTAAGCTTTTCCATCTCTTCGGGAGAAAAAGACGGATTGTCGTACATTCCTTTTGCGAATCGCTGAGAAAATCCGTGATACAGGATCAAAGCTGCGGCAACGGAAACGTTGAAGCTCTGGATCATGCCCTGCATGGGGATGTACACTTCATCGGGAACCAATTCTGCCAGTTCCGGCGCGGTTCCGCTGTGTTCATTGCTCAAAATAACCGCTGAAGGGGTGCTGAAATCAAAATCCATAAGCGGCTTTGCAGTCTCGGAAAAACCGGTTCTAACAACCTGATATCCCTGCTCACGCAGCCCTCCGACCATCTTTACCGGATCGGTATGTTTGGTACGCTCAACCCACTTCTTACCTGAAGCTGAAGATTTTTTTGCAAGTTCAGGCCATTGTGATACAGTATAATACAAATGTATGCCGTAGATGCCGAAAGCATCGCAGCTTCTAAGGATGGCCGAAACATTGTGGGGGTCCCAGACATTATCCACAATCAGGGTAAAAT includes:
- a CDS encoding RNA methyltransferase, with protein sequence MERQRTPQREARVREVLAKRQKDFTLIVDNVWDPHNVSAILRSCDAFGIYGIHLYYTVSQWPELAKKSSASGKKWVERTKHTDPVKMVGGLREQGYQVVRTGFSETAKPLMDFDFSTPSAVILSNEHSGTAPELAELVPDEVYIPMQGMIQSFNVSVAAALILYHGFSQRFAKGMYDNPSFSPEEMEKLTAEWLAR